A genome region from Macrotis lagotis isolate mMagLag1 chromosome 4, bilby.v1.9.chrom.fasta, whole genome shotgun sequence includes the following:
- the ITPKA gene encoding LOW QUALITY PROTEIN: inositol-trisphosphate 3-kinase A (The sequence of the model RefSeq protein was modified relative to this genomic sequence to represent the inferred CDS: deleted 1 base in 1 codon), which translates to MTLPAGPAGMAQPGDPGHGSPALARAPRRSVGELRLLFEARCAAAAAAAAAGGPRAPRGKRRGGRVPNGLSRPAPAPAPAPAPAPVMIPQLTVTPEEPDGTPASPGPPEPEGRCLRTAGPALLQQPRRLSTSSVSSTGSSSLPEDSEDDLLSDSESRSRGNVQLEQSEEVVQRNPWQKIRTMVNLPVISPFRKRYAWVQLAGHTGSFKAAGTNGMILKRCSEPERSCLARLMGDALRGCVPTFHGVVERDGESYLQLQDLLAGFDGPCVLDCKMGVRTYLEEELTKARERPKLRKDMYKKMVAVDPEAPTEEEHAQRAVTKPRYMQWREGISSSTTLGFRIEGIKKADGSCSTDFKTTRSREQVVRVFAEFVEEDAEVLRKYLNRLQQIRDTLGVSEFFRRHEVIGSSLLFVHDHSRRTGVWLIDFGKTTQLPDGQYLDHRRPWEEGNREDGYLLGLDNLISILASLAER; encoded by the exons ATGACCCTCCCCGCTGGCCCGGCGGGCATGGCGCAGCCGGGGGACCCCGGGCACGGCAGCCCGGCGCTGGCTCGGGCCCCGCGGCGGAGCGTCGGGGAGCTGCGCCTGCTCTTCGAGGCTCGGTgcgccgcggcggcggcggcggcggcggccgggggcCCTCGGGCTCCCCGGGGCAAGCGGCGC GGGGGCCGGGTCCCCAACGGGCTGTcgcgcccggccccggccccggccccggccccggccccggccccggtgATGATCCCCCAGCTGACGGTGACGCCCGAGGAGCCGGACGGGACCCCGGCCAGCCCCGGGCCGCCCGAGCCGGAGGGGCGCTGCCTCCGCACGGCGGGCCCCGCGCTCCTGCAGCAGCCCCGCCGCCTCTCCACCTCGTCCGTCTCCTCCACCGGGTCCTCGTCGCTGCCGGAGGACTCCGAGGACGATCTGCTGAGCGACAGCGAGAGCCGGAGCCGCGGCAACGTGCAGCTGGAGCAGAGCGAAGAGGTGGTTCAG AGAAACCCCTGGCAGAAGATCCGGACTATGGTGAACCTGCCGGTGATCAGCCCTTTCAGAAAGCGCTACGCCTGGGTGCAGCTGGCGGGTCACACGG gAAGCTTCAAGGCTGCAGGCACCAATGGGATGATCCTGAAGCGCTGCTCTGAGCCGGAGCGCAGCTGCTTGGCGCGGCTCATGGGCGACGCGCTCCGGGGCTGTGTGCCCACGTTCCACGGCGTGGTGGAGCGCGACGGCGAGAGCTACCTGCAGCTTCAGGACCTGCTGGCAGGCTTCGATGGGCCCTGTGTGCTGGACTGCAAGATGGGCGTCAG GACCTACCTGGAAGAAGAGCTGACCAAGGCGCGGGAGCGGCCCAAGCTTCGCAAGGACATGTACAAGAAGATGGTGGCTGTGGACCCCGAGGCCCCGACGGAGGAGGAGCACGCGCAGCGCGCCGTCACCAAGCCGCGCTACATGCAGTGGCGGGAGGGCATCAGCTCCAGCACCACGCTGGGCTTCCGCATCGAGGGCATCAAG AAAGCCGACGGCTCCTGCAGCACCGACTTCAAGACGACCCGAAGCCGGGAGCAGGTGGTTCGCGTATTCGCTGAGTTTGTCGAAGAGGATGCCGAGGTCTTG AGAAAATATCTGAACCGTCTGCAGCAGATCCGAGACACTCTCGGCGTGTCAGAGTTCTTCCGGAGACACGAG GTCATCGGCAGCTCCCTTCTCTTCGTGCACGACCACAGCCGTCGCACGGGCGTGTGGCTCATTGACTTCGGCAAAACCACTCAGCTGCCGGACGGCCAGTACCTGGACCACAGGCGGCCCTGGGAAGAAGGCAATCGAGAGGACGGATACCTCTTGGGGCTGGACAATCTCATCAGCATCCTGGCGAGCCTGGCTGAGAGATGA
- the LTK gene encoding leukocyte tyrosine kinase receptor, translated as MEGLVHLLLWLTSGGAVVCSSSPEPPLPSPPGPARRPPDPRLERPAGTQEPAAPPGRSGEWQFSTCGASGRRGPTQAQCDGAYAGSNVAVTVGAEGALRGVQLWRAPASDRYLISAYGAAGGTGAQNPSSRAHGVFVSSLFTLGRGEPLYILVGQQGGDACPGGSPESRDVCLGTAAAAEEEAAAAAAAGAPGAAAPGRWAGGGGGGGGASYVFRRLQSGELEPLLVAAGGGGRAYLRRPRKRGGPGPSPEKLENRTSAPAGGGRGGAAGGGGGWTSGAPSPQGGRALLEGAEGGPGCPGARAALRWAPAGGFGGGGGPCTAGGGGGGYRGGDTSEIDDLWTDGEDGVSFVHPYSELYLHPLKVTESHGEVHIRLHPNCSHCPLKECHWKDELEEAVCMCPEGTVLLGDNITCIELSTPLSPLILTMVVMVASILSLLLICGGLIVANQQKWWGFGGPRLPGSEFSLSKLRTSAIRTAPNPNYCQVGLCPPLPLPLPPGLLEVPRGNITLLRALGHGAFGEVYEGLVLGIAGGPSPLQVAVKTLPELCSQQDEMDFLMEALIISKFSHQNIVRCVGLSLRATPRLILLELMAGGDMKTFLRHSRPHLGQPSPLTIQDLLHLARDVAQGCHYLEENHFIHRDIAARNCLLTCSGPDRVAKIGDFGMARDIYRASYYRKGGRAMLPVKWMPPEAFLEGIFTSKTDSWSFGILLWEIFSLGYMPYPGRTNQEVLDFVIGGGRMDPPRSCPGPVYRIMTQCWQHQPDHRPNFASILERLQYCTQDPDVLTTPLPVDLGSTPEEEGTSVLGNGFPHPLTATNSSMNTPQLPELQVDNLEAWGMSLPSFKPLKPRGLQLLDKRQSLWNPTYGSWASPGAEGEDSGIEESSTSSPSPSPTFPGHPNRNALLPLTHRPETRIDGLSGLSGWELGDKWGVSQAAMEGPSPS; from the exons ATGGAAGGCCTGGTGCACTTGCTGCTGTGGCTCACCTCGGGGG GCGCCGTGGTCTGCTCCTCGAGCCCCGAGCCTCCGCTCCCCTCCCCGCCGGGCCCGGCCCGGCGGCCTCCCGACCCCAGGCTGGAGCGGCCTGCGGGCACCCAGGAGCCGGCAGCTCCCCCCGGTCGTTCCGGTGAG TGGCAGTTCTCCACCTGCGGGGCGAGCGGGAGGCGCGGCCCCACGCAGGCGCAATGCGACGGGGCGTACGCCGGGAGCAACGTGGCGGTGACGGTGGGAGCGGAGGGCGCCCTGAGGGGAGTGCAGCTCTGGAGGGCGCCGGCCTCGGACCGCTATCT GATCTCTGCCTACGGCGCCGCCGGGGGCACGGGCGCCCAGAACCCCAGCTCCCGGGCGCACGGGGTCTTCGTCTCATCTCTCTTTACCTTGGGCCGAGGGGAGCCGCTCTACATCCTGGTGGGGCAGCAGGGAGGGGACGCCTGCCCCGGG GGGAGCCCGGAGAGCCGGGACGTCTGCCTCGGGACGGCTGCGGCAGcggaggaggaggcggcggcggcggcggcggcgggagctcCGGGGGCCGCGGCGCCCGGGCGCTGGGCTggagggggcggcggcggcggcggcgcctcCTACGTCTTTCGG CGCCTGCAGTCCGGGGAGCTGGAGCCGCTGCTGGTGGCCGCGGGCGGCGGGGGCCGAGCCTACCTGAGGAGGCCGCGGAAGAGAGGCGGACCGGGGCCGAGCCCCGAGAAGCTGGAGAACCGGACCTCGGCGCCCGCGgggggcgggcggggcggggccgcag GTGGAGGCGGCGGATGGACCTCCGGGGCGCCCTCGCCGCAGGGCGGCCGCGCGCTGCTGGAGGGGGCGGAGGGCGGCCCGGGCTGTCCCGGAGCCAGGGCCGCGCTGCGCTGGGCTCCCGCCGGCGGCTtcgggggcgggggcgggcccTGCACCGCGGGAGGCGGCGGCGGAGGCTACCGGG gGGGTGATACTTCAGAGATAGATGATCTCTGGACAGATGGGGAAGATGGTGTTTCCTTTGTACATCCCTACAGTGAACTCTACTTGCATCCTTTGAAAG TCACAGAGAGCCATGGTGAGGTCCATATCAGGCTGCACCCCAACTGCAGCCACTGTCCTTTGAAAGAATGCCATTGGAAGGATGAACTCGAAGAAGCTGTTTGCATGTGCCCAGAAGGCACTGTGTTGCTTGGAGATAACATAACTTGCATAG AACTGTCCACTCCTCTGAGCCCTCTGATTCTGACCATGGTGGTGATGGTGGCTTCCATCCTGAGCCTTCTCTTAATCTGTGGAGGTCTGATAGTAG CAAACCAGCAGAAGTGGTGGGGCTTTGGGGGGCCAAGGCTGCCAGGCTCCGAGTTCTCTCTCAGTAAACTTCGCACCTCAGCCATCAGAACTGCCCCCAACCCCAATTACTGCCAGGTTGGGCTTTGTCCACCCCTGCCCTTGCCACTCCCACCAGGGCTTCTTGAGGTTCCTAGAGGCAACATCACTCTGCTCAG AGCATTGGGACACGGTGCCTTTGGTGAGGTGTATGAGGGGTTGGTGCTAGGCATTGCTGGTGGCCCCAGCCCACTTCAGGTGGCTGTCAAG ACCCTCCCTGAACTTTGCTCCCAACAAGATGAAATGGATTTCCTGATGGAAGCTCTTATTATCAG TAAGTTCAGCCACCAGAACATTGTGCGGTGTGTGGGGCTTAGCCTTCGGGCTACACCTCGACTCATCCTGTTGGAGCTGATGGCCGGTGGGGACATGAAGACCTTCCTGAGGCACAGCCGGCCTCACCTG GGCCAACCTTCCCCTCTGACCATACAAGATCTACTTCATCTTGCCCGTGATGTGGCCCAGGGCTGCCACTATCTGGAAGAAAATCACTTCATCCACAG GGATATTGCAGCCCGGAACTGCCTCCTGACCTGCAGTGGGCCTGACCGAGTAGCTAAGATTGGTGACTTCGGGATGGCTCGGGACATCTACCG AGCAAGTTATTATCGAAAGGGAGGCCGTGCTATGCTACCTGTCAAGTGGATGCCCCCTGAGGCTTTCCTGGAGGGCATATTCACCTCTAAGACTGACTCCTG GTCTTTTGGGATCCTATTATGGGAGATCTTTTCACTGGGCTACATGCCTTACCCTGGTCGAACCAATCAGGAGGTGCTGGACTTTGTCATTGGAGGAGGCAGGATGGACCCACCTCGGAGTTGTCCTGGTCCTGT GTACCGGATCATGACCCAGTGCTGGCAACATCAGCCTGACCACAGGCCCAACTTTGCTAGTATCTTGGAACGGCTCCAGTATTGTACCCAG GACCCAGATGTGCTGACCACACCTCTGCCAGTGGACCTAGGTTCAACCCCAGAAGAAGAGGGGACCTCTGTGCTGGGGAATGGTTTCCCACATCCCCTAACTGCTACCAACAGCAGCATGAACACTCCCCAACTTCCAGAGCTACAGGTTGACAATCTTGAGGCTTGGGGAATGAGTCTCCCTAGTTTCAAGCCCCTTAAACCTAGGGGGCTCCAGCTGCTGGACAAGCGGCAGAGTCTATGGAATCCCACCTATGGGTCCTGGGCCTCCCCAGGTGCTGAGGGTGAAGACTCAGGCATTGAAGAGAGCAGCACTTCCTCTCCCAGTCCCTCCCCTACCTTTCCGGGTCACCCAAATCGAAATGCCCTCTTGCCCCTGACTCACCGACCCGAAACACGCATtgatgggttaagtggcttatcagGGTGGGAGCTGGGAGACAAATGGGGAGTCTCTCAGGCTGCCATGGAGGGACCTAGTCCATCATAA